One window of Acanthochromis polyacanthus isolate Apoly-LR-REF ecotype Palm Island chromosome 19, KAUST_Apoly_ChrSc, whole genome shotgun sequence genomic DNA carries:
- the afap1l2 gene encoding actin filament-associated protein 1-like 2 isoform X2, whose amino-acid sequence MEKHKVLDQLLMELHRFLLILDKETLSGNATIQKGLLSDLLRTYKASNGADEEYIYMNKVIVTGKSRDDKDDRSDALVNGKGAKYVPVPQKSLPDLPPPRTGVVGREPFPLPTVPPLACLDTSESYYEEAQPYEETVNDDGEAVSSSYESYDEEEVTRGKSPSAQHQWPSAEASIELMKDARICAFLWRKKWLGQWAKQLCVIKEHRLLCYKSSKEQTPLLDVSLLGCTVVYKEKQLKRKEHKLKIIPVGGEAIVLGLQSKEQTEQWLKVIQEISPKPAENCDSQHSVSDSPRLICTKGELSERYSVASESGSSTDSHAETPENKDVKKKYGAGLKFSNLMNIGKKKPSSLESPEKCVDLSGYLNVLVNSQWRTCWCLIKNGQLWFYQDKGKNKVSQPAVTLEGCSVLPDPSPEHLYSFRIDMDGTQLATLEAKTSADMGHWLGLLLSQTGSKTDPEELTYDYVNSERITSIVNAAKTSLYLMQRRYSEPNTYIDTTPSISHNSDELYDDVASLADPDDAEESSLPNCEDNNVQELNETCSQDAKEPVGTEQDNDNRIYLDLVPVRSFLHTSSGSKASPAKETSSHSPVPAEDQKDSSCPNEEVIPTVHCEPAPPSNGINSASATSKPAQEPPQTPTLTQTQPVKTSPQSQETPKRTSLGIPQDPSSPGGQIHKTSTVQTSAAARPHSPQPLRPKAHTIGCPGAIEGKLGKNRTEADMRRYIDERDRLEKEREEVRSSLAHLKKERRETKEELSACQDPKQQASLESRLKQREEACREAERHRVEVELRLVEVKENLKKASGPFTLGTTLDSSLQDTSTPKPAPVPTPQASSSYSSSPPTDSSANADPASPVNSASALKNRPVSMMATKGKVLQKAKEWEKKSTT is encoded by the exons TGCTGGACCAGCTCCTCATGGAGCTCCACCGCTTCCTGCTCATCTTGGACAAGGAGACTCTGAGCGGGAACGCCACCATCCAGAAGGGCCTGCTGTCTGATCTGCTGCGCACCTACAAAGCCTCAAATG GTGCTGATGAGGAGTATATCTACATGAACAAAGTCATCGTTACCGGAAAGAGCAGAGATGACAAAG ACGACAGATCGGACGCCCTCGTGAATGGAAAAGGAGCTAAATATGTCCCCGTCCCACAGAAGAGCCTTCCTGACCTGCCGCCCCCGAGAACA GGTGTGGTGGGCCGGGAGCCGTTCCCTTTGCCTACAGTTCCACCTCTAGCCTGTTTAGACACTTCAGAGAGCTACTACGAGGAGGCTCAGCCCTATGAGGAAACTGTCAATG atGATGGCGAGGCAGTCAGCAGTTCATACGAGTCCTACGATGAGGAGGAGGTGACCAGAGGGAAGTCTCCATCAGCTCAGCACCAGTGGCCGTCAGCAGAGGCGTCTATTGAGCTGATGAAGGACGCTCGTATCTGTGCTTTCCTGTGGAGGAAGAAGTGGCTCGGCCAGTGGGCCAAACAGCTGTGTGTCATCAAAGAGCATCGCCTGCTG TGCTATAAGAGCTCCAAGGAGCAGACGCCTCTGCTGGACGTGAGTCTCCTGGGCTGCACTGTGGtctacaaagaaaagcagctaaaGAGAAAAGAGCACAAGCTGAAGATCATCCCAGTAGGAGGGGAGGCCATTGTGCTGGGCCTGCAGAGCAAAGAACAGACTGAGCAGTGGCTGAAG GTTATTCAAGAGATCAGTCCCAAGCCAGCTGAAAACTGTGACTCCCAACACTCTGTGTCTGACTCCCCAAGGCTTATTTGTACTAAG GGGGAGCTGAGCGAGAGATACTCGGTGGCTTCAGAGAGCGGCAGCAGCACAGACAGCCATGCTGAAACTCCAGAAAACAAAGATG tgaagaaaaaatacGGAGCAGGTTTGAAGTTCAGCAACCTCATGAACATTGGCAAGAAAAAACCCTCCTCACTAGAGAGCCCAGAAAAATGTGTCGACTTGTCAG GCTACCTCAACGTGCTAGTGAACAGTCAGTGGCGGACCTGCTGGTGTCTTATAAAGAACGGTCAGCTGTGGTTTTACCAAGACAAGGGCAAGAACAAAGTGAGCCAACCAGCTGTGACCCTGGAGGGCTGCAGTGTTTTGCCCGACCCCAGCCCAGAGCACCTCTACTCCTTCAGGATCGACATGGACGGCACACAGCTGGCGACCTTAGAG GCTAAGACATCAGCAGATATGGGTCACTGGCTGGGCCTCTTGCTGTCACAAACTGGGTCCAAAACTGACCCAGAGGAGCTGACATATGACTACGTCAACTCTGAGAGGATCACCAGCATCGTGAATGCTGCAAAGACTTCCCTATA CTTGATGCAGAGGAGGTATTCAGAGCCCAACACCTACATAGACACCACACCTTCCATTTCTCACAACTCTGATGAACTGTACGACGATGTGGCATCTCTAGCTGATCCAGAC GATGCTGAAGAGAGCAGCCTGCCAAACTGTGAGGACAACAATGTCCAGGAACTTAATGAAACATGCTCTCAAGATGCCAAGGAGCCAGTGGGAACAGAACAGGACAATGACAACAGGATTTACCTGGACCTTGTCCCTGTGCGCTCCTTCCTCCATACGTCCTCTGGGAGTAAAGCCTCACCTGCCAAAGAAACGTCCAGCCATTCTCCAGTTCCAGCAGAGGACCAGAAGGACTCCTCCTGTCCAAATGAAGAG GTGATTCCAACTGTCCATTGTGAGCCAGCACCTCCTTCAAATGGGATAAATTCAGCATCTGCCACCAGCAAACCAGCACAAGAGCCTCCTCAGACTCCCACTCTAACACAAACTCAACCAGTCAAGACCTCACCCCAAAGCCAGGAGACCCCAAAGAGGACCAGTCTTGGAATCCCACAGGACCCCAGCTCCCCTGGGGGGCAGATCCACAAGACCTCGACAGTACAAACTTCTGCTGCTGCCCGTCCTCACAGCCCACAACCCTTGCGACCCAAAGCACATACTATAG GGTGCCCCGGTGCAATTGAGGGCAAACTGGGCAAAAACCGCACAGAAGCAGACATGCGGCGCTACATCGATGAGCGCGATCGCctggagaaagagagggaggaggtgaGGAGCAGCCTGGCACACctgaagaaggagaggagggagacaaAAGAGGAGCTCAGTGCATGCCAAG ATCCCAAGCAGCAGGCCTCTTTAGAGTCCCGTCTGAAGCAGAGGGAGGAGGCGTGTCGGGAGGCAGAGCGCCACAGGGTGGAAGTGGAGCTGAGACTGGTAGAAGTGAAGGAAAATCTGAAGAAAGCGTCTGGGCCTTTCACACTGGGAACCACACTGGACAGCAGTCTCCAGGACACATCCACG CCTAAACCAGCACCTGTGCCCACTCCCCAGGCTTCATCATCATACTCTTCTTCCCCACCCACGGACAGCAGCGCCAACGCAGATCCAGCTTCTCCAGTCAACTCTGCCTCTGCTCTTAAAAACAGACCCGTCTCCATGATGGCCACAAAAGGCAAAGTCTTGCAGAAAGCAAAG GAATGGGAGAAGAAATCCACCACCTAG
- the afap1l2 gene encoding actin filament-associated protein 1-like 2 isoform X1, which yields MEKHKVLDQLLMELHRFLLILDKETLSGNATIQKGLLSDLLRTYKASNGADEEYIYMNKVIVTGKSRDDKDDRSDALVNGKGAKYVPVPQKSLPDLPPPRTGVVGREPFPLPTVPPLACLDTSESYYEEAQPYEETVNDLDCFGLLSGPWMRELSSDSVIYAVITRDDGEAVSSSYESYDEEEVTRGKSPSAQHQWPSAEASIELMKDARICAFLWRKKWLGQWAKQLCVIKEHRLLCYKSSKEQTPLLDVSLLGCTVVYKEKQLKRKEHKLKIIPVGGEAIVLGLQSKEQTEQWLKVIQEISPKPAENCDSQHSVSDSPRLICTKGELSERYSVASESGSSTDSHAETPENKDVKKKYGAGLKFSNLMNIGKKKPSSLESPEKCVDLSGYLNVLVNSQWRTCWCLIKNGQLWFYQDKGKNKVSQPAVTLEGCSVLPDPSPEHLYSFRIDMDGTQLATLEAKTSADMGHWLGLLLSQTGSKTDPEELTYDYVNSERITSIVNAAKTSLYLMQRRYSEPNTYIDTTPSISHNSDELYDDVASLADPDDAEESSLPNCEDNNVQELNETCSQDAKEPVGTEQDNDNRIYLDLVPVRSFLHTSSGSKASPAKETSSHSPVPAEDQKDSSCPNEEVIPTVHCEPAPPSNGINSASATSKPAQEPPQTPTLTQTQPVKTSPQSQETPKRTSLGIPQDPSSPGGQIHKTSTVQTSAAARPHSPQPLRPKAHTIGCPGAIEGKLGKNRTEADMRRYIDERDRLEKEREEVRSSLAHLKKERRETKEELSACQDPKQQASLESRLKQREEACREAERHRVEVELRLVEVKENLKKASGPFTLGTTLDSSLQDTSTPKPAPVPTPQASSSYSSSPPTDSSANADPASPVNSASALKNRPVSMMATKGKVLQKAKEWEKKSTT from the exons TGCTGGACCAGCTCCTCATGGAGCTCCACCGCTTCCTGCTCATCTTGGACAAGGAGACTCTGAGCGGGAACGCCACCATCCAGAAGGGCCTGCTGTCTGATCTGCTGCGCACCTACAAAGCCTCAAATG GTGCTGATGAGGAGTATATCTACATGAACAAAGTCATCGTTACCGGAAAGAGCAGAGATGACAAAG ACGACAGATCGGACGCCCTCGTGAATGGAAAAGGAGCTAAATATGTCCCCGTCCCACAGAAGAGCCTTCCTGACCTGCCGCCCCCGAGAACA GGTGTGGTGGGCCGGGAGCCGTTCCCTTTGCCTACAGTTCCACCTCTAGCCTGTTTAGACACTTCAGAGAGCTACTACGAGGAGGCTCAGCCCTATGAGGAAACTGTCAATG ATCTGGACTGTTTTGGCCTCCTCTCAGGGCCCTGGATGCGAGAGCTCAGCTCTGACAGTGTGATCTATGCTGTTATCACCAGGG atGATGGCGAGGCAGTCAGCAGTTCATACGAGTCCTACGATGAGGAGGAGGTGACCAGAGGGAAGTCTCCATCAGCTCAGCACCAGTGGCCGTCAGCAGAGGCGTCTATTGAGCTGATGAAGGACGCTCGTATCTGTGCTTTCCTGTGGAGGAAGAAGTGGCTCGGCCAGTGGGCCAAACAGCTGTGTGTCATCAAAGAGCATCGCCTGCTG TGCTATAAGAGCTCCAAGGAGCAGACGCCTCTGCTGGACGTGAGTCTCCTGGGCTGCACTGTGGtctacaaagaaaagcagctaaaGAGAAAAGAGCACAAGCTGAAGATCATCCCAGTAGGAGGGGAGGCCATTGTGCTGGGCCTGCAGAGCAAAGAACAGACTGAGCAGTGGCTGAAG GTTATTCAAGAGATCAGTCCCAAGCCAGCTGAAAACTGTGACTCCCAACACTCTGTGTCTGACTCCCCAAGGCTTATTTGTACTAAG GGGGAGCTGAGCGAGAGATACTCGGTGGCTTCAGAGAGCGGCAGCAGCACAGACAGCCATGCTGAAACTCCAGAAAACAAAGATG tgaagaaaaaatacGGAGCAGGTTTGAAGTTCAGCAACCTCATGAACATTGGCAAGAAAAAACCCTCCTCACTAGAGAGCCCAGAAAAATGTGTCGACTTGTCAG GCTACCTCAACGTGCTAGTGAACAGTCAGTGGCGGACCTGCTGGTGTCTTATAAAGAACGGTCAGCTGTGGTTTTACCAAGACAAGGGCAAGAACAAAGTGAGCCAACCAGCTGTGACCCTGGAGGGCTGCAGTGTTTTGCCCGACCCCAGCCCAGAGCACCTCTACTCCTTCAGGATCGACATGGACGGCACACAGCTGGCGACCTTAGAG GCTAAGACATCAGCAGATATGGGTCACTGGCTGGGCCTCTTGCTGTCACAAACTGGGTCCAAAACTGACCCAGAGGAGCTGACATATGACTACGTCAACTCTGAGAGGATCACCAGCATCGTGAATGCTGCAAAGACTTCCCTATA CTTGATGCAGAGGAGGTATTCAGAGCCCAACACCTACATAGACACCACACCTTCCATTTCTCACAACTCTGATGAACTGTACGACGATGTGGCATCTCTAGCTGATCCAGAC GATGCTGAAGAGAGCAGCCTGCCAAACTGTGAGGACAACAATGTCCAGGAACTTAATGAAACATGCTCTCAAGATGCCAAGGAGCCAGTGGGAACAGAACAGGACAATGACAACAGGATTTACCTGGACCTTGTCCCTGTGCGCTCCTTCCTCCATACGTCCTCTGGGAGTAAAGCCTCACCTGCCAAAGAAACGTCCAGCCATTCTCCAGTTCCAGCAGAGGACCAGAAGGACTCCTCCTGTCCAAATGAAGAG GTGATTCCAACTGTCCATTGTGAGCCAGCACCTCCTTCAAATGGGATAAATTCAGCATCTGCCACCAGCAAACCAGCACAAGAGCCTCCTCAGACTCCCACTCTAACACAAACTCAACCAGTCAAGACCTCACCCCAAAGCCAGGAGACCCCAAAGAGGACCAGTCTTGGAATCCCACAGGACCCCAGCTCCCCTGGGGGGCAGATCCACAAGACCTCGACAGTACAAACTTCTGCTGCTGCCCGTCCTCACAGCCCACAACCCTTGCGACCCAAAGCACATACTATAG GGTGCCCCGGTGCAATTGAGGGCAAACTGGGCAAAAACCGCACAGAAGCAGACATGCGGCGCTACATCGATGAGCGCGATCGCctggagaaagagagggaggaggtgaGGAGCAGCCTGGCACACctgaagaaggagaggagggagacaaAAGAGGAGCTCAGTGCATGCCAAG ATCCCAAGCAGCAGGCCTCTTTAGAGTCCCGTCTGAAGCAGAGGGAGGAGGCGTGTCGGGAGGCAGAGCGCCACAGGGTGGAAGTGGAGCTGAGACTGGTAGAAGTGAAGGAAAATCTGAAGAAAGCGTCTGGGCCTTTCACACTGGGAACCACACTGGACAGCAGTCTCCAGGACACATCCACG CCTAAACCAGCACCTGTGCCCACTCCCCAGGCTTCATCATCATACTCTTCTTCCCCACCCACGGACAGCAGCGCCAACGCAGATCCAGCTTCTCCAGTCAACTCTGCCTCTGCTCTTAAAAACAGACCCGTCTCCATGATGGCCACAAAAGGCAAAGTCTTGCAGAAAGCAAAG GAATGGGAGAAGAAATCCACCACCTAG
- the LOC110952483 gene encoding kelch repeat and BTB domain-containing protein 13, with translation MEVPEGLGINQDIDGENATLDPGERECQAGWVRVRVEESWFTTERAFLAKYSDYFRALFQSGMKESQQDELYLKGGLHARGFLIALAVCRGEIPAISDPEELEEAVECAAFLQVACLVRHLCDIIDSDNCLLLYHAAAIFGVHSLFHKAALFLCDAFEDLKEAAETTIPEELLQYSQTLCPSTYIALGTHSPSLELLHDSFRVVCYLDEKAGEWKHLTNLPTLCSTSMAGVAVLDNRLYVVGGVYGYGKDTVDSSFCYDPESGVWTTLPGPQQPRYDFTLLGHEGRLYAIGGEFQKKIISAAESYDTSKGEWTFIQHAPRPVASAACAVARRRMFVCFWKPPDTTDIYEYIPVKDEWKLATTMIRPQSYGHCMVAHRDNLYVMRNGPCDDFLRCLMDCYNITTGQWTAMPGHYINSKGALFTAMIRGDSAFTVKHMLTLEYAITGDAWKPRRQMKGFPKSGSLWTCLLRLPKTGPVIPQLDEEGKEE, from the coding sequence ATGGAAGTGCCAGAAGGCCTGGGAATCAACCAGGATATTGACGGCGAGAATGCAACCCTTGATCCGGGGGAAAGAGAGTGCCAGGCGGGCTGGGTGAGAGTgagggtggaggagagctggttCACGACAGAGCGGGCTTTCCTTGCAAAGTACAGCGACTATTTCCGTGCTCTCTTTCAGTCTGGGATGAAAGAAAGCCAGCAGGACGAGCTCTACCTGAAAGGAGGACTGCATGCAAGGGGTTTCCTCATTGCCCTCGCTGTCTGTCGAGGAGAGATTCCCGCCATCAGTGACCCAGAAGAGCTCGAAGAAGCTGTTGAATGTGCCGCTTTTCTGCAGGTTGCATGTTTGGTGCGGCATCTTTGTGACATTATAGACTCAGACAACTGCCTCCTGCTTTACCACGCAGCTGCCATCTTTGGGGTGCATTCGCTGTTTCACAAAGccgctctctttctctgtgatgCTTTTGAGGACCTCAAGGAAGCAGCAGAAACTACAATCCCTGAAGAGCTGCTGCAGTATTCCCAAACACTGTGTCCTTCCACTTACATCGCCCTAGGTACACATTCTCCTTCATTGGAGCTGCTGCATGACTCCTTTAGGGTTGTTTGCTACCTTGACGAAAAAGCCGGAGAGTGGAAGCATCTGACAAACCTCCCGACTCTTTGTAGCACCTCCATGGCTGGCGTAGCAGTGCTTGACAATCGCCTGTATGTCGTGGGAGGAGTTTACGGTTATGGTAAAGACACAGTGGACAGCAGTTTCTGTTACGACCCCGAATCAGGGGTTTGGACTACTCTTCCAGGTCCCCAGCAACCCAGATATGACTTCACCTTGCTCGGGCATGAAGGCCGACTCTATGCCATTGGTGGAGAGTtccaaaagaaaataatttctgCAGCGGAAAGCTATGACACTTCAAAGGGAGAGTGGACTTTCATACAACATGCACCAAGACCTGTAGCATCTGCAGCTTGTGCAGTTGCACGGCGGCGGATGTTTGTTTGCTTCTGGAAACCACCAGACACCACAGACATCTACGAGTACATACCAGTGAAAGATGAGTGGAAGCTTGCCACTACAATGATCCGACCTCAGAGCTACGGCCACTGTATGGTAGCCCACAGGGACAATTTGTATGTGATGCGCAATGGGCCTTGTGATGACTTTCTGCGCTGCCTAATGGACTGCTACAACATCACGACAGGCCAGTGGACGGCCATGCCCGGACACTACATCAACAGCAAGGGAGCGCTGTTCACTGCAATGATAAGGGGGGACTCTGCGTTCACAGTGAAACACATGTTAACTCTTGAATACGCCATCACTGGAGACGCATGGAAACCCCGCAGGCAGATGAAGGGATTTCCAAAGAGCGGTTCGCTGTGGACGTGTTTACTCAGGCTTCCCAAGACGGGACCAGTTATACCACAACTGGATGAAGAAGGAAAGGAAGAATAA